In Lentilactobacillus sp. SPB1-3, the sequence GTTTCTAAGGCTGTCGGAGTCAATGGTGGTTTGGAAGTTACTAAAATTTTGGAAAATGGTGATCCCTACACAAGCAGTGTTCCGCTGGCATCAGGTGAAATTGGCGATGATTTCACTTATTATATGGCCCAATCGGAACAAATCCCTTCCGCAGTTGGAGTTTCAGTGTTTGTGAATGACGATAATTCGATTGGTGCTGCTGGTGGTTACTTGGTTCAGGTGTTACCTGGTGCGAGTGATGAGGCAATTGATAATCTGACAAATAGAATCAAAGAATTACCAATGTTATCTGAACTGTTGTTACAAAATCAGTCTCCAGAAGATATCTTGAATCTGTTGTTTGGTGAAGGTAATCTAAAATTTTTAACCACTGAAAATGTTGAATTCTACTGTAATTGTTCTAAAGAGAAGTTTAGAAATGATTTGGTTGGTATTCCGGTTGACCAATTAAAAGAAATTTTGGATGAAGACGGTAAAATAGACGTCGTATGTAATTTCTGCCAATCAAAGTACCACTATGATAAAAGCGAATTAGAAGGGATTATTGCAGAAGCAGAGAGTCGAAATAGTAACTAACTTACTATTAAAAAGTTAAATTCTGTGATAACATTACTCACGGTATTTTTTAGATATAAATTATGCGTTTGAGGTGAAAATAATGGAATGGAAAATCGGTGACGTTACAATTCCTAATCAAGTTGTCGTTGCACCAATGGCTGGTGTAACTAATTCTGCATTCAGAATTATTTGTAAGGAATTTGGTGCGGGTTTAGTTGTTTGTGAAATGATTTCTGACCGTGGCATTATGTATAAAAACAAAAAGACTCTAGATATGATGTTTGTTGATCCCAATGAACATCCAATGAGTATTCAAATTTTTGGTGGTACTAAGGATACTTTAGTTGAAGCCGCTAAATTTGTTGATCAAAACACATCTGCAGATATCATTGACATCAATATGGGATGCCCAGTGAATAAAGTGGTTAAAACTGATGCTGGAGCACGGTGGTTGCTTGATCCAAACAAAGTTTACGAAATGGTTTCTTATGTAACTGATGCGGTTAAAAAGCCAGTTACTGTCAAAATGAGAACTGGTTGGGACGAAGATCATATTTTAGCAGTTGAAAATGCTTTAGCTGCTGAAAAAGCTGGTGCTTCTGCATTGGCCATGCATGGTCGTACACGTAAACAAATGTATACTGGTCATGCTGATTGGGAAATTTTAAAGCAAGTTGCCAATGAACTCACAATTCCATTTATGGGTAACGGAGACATTAGAACTCCTCAAGACGCTAAGAAAATGATTGAGTATGTTGGTGCAGATGCTGCAATGATGGGTAGAGCCGTTGAAGGTAACCCTTGGGTATTACGTCAGACACAACATTACCTTGAAACTGGTGAAATTTTACCAGAACCAACTGCTGAACAAAAAATTCAAACTGCTAAGGAACATCTACATCGCTTAGTTGAATTGAAAGGTGATTATGTTGGATCTCATGAGTTTAGAGGCCAATCTGGTTACTATTTAAAGGGAATCTCACATTCTGCTAGAACAAAAGTTGCTTTGAACAATGCTGATGGTGAAGAGGCAATGAATGCTATTTTTGACGAATTTTTGGAAAAAAACGCCAAACGAAATTCACAACATCAAGAAATCGCTCAATAATTAGCTAGATATGTGCTAGAATTGGAATGTTAATACGATTTAGGAGGTTTACAAGTGGCCAAAGATAAAGAAATGAATGATCAGTTGATCGTTCGTCGCCAAAAAATGAACGAATTACGTGAGGAAGGAATCGATCCATTCGGTCATCGATTCGAACGAACTGACCTTGCACAAGGACTCCATGATGAATTCGAAGATGCAGATAAAGATGAATTAAATGCTCTGGATAAGAAAGTTACCATTGCTGGTAGAATGATGTCTAAACGTGGTAAGGGTAAAGTTGGTTTTGCTGATTTAAGAGATAGAAGTGGCAAGATTCAAATTTACGTGCGAAAAGATATTGTTGGTGAAGATGTTTATCACATTTTCAAACGTTCAGACATTGGAGATCATTTAGGAATCACTGGTCAATTAATTAAGACCGATATGGGAGAACTAACTGTTCGAGCTGAATCAGTTACGTTCCTTTCTAAGGCACTTAGACCACTGCCTGATAAATTCCATGGTTTACAAAATCAAGAACAAAAGTATCGTCAACGATACCTGGATTTAATTGCTAATCCAGATAGTTTTGAACGATTCCAAAAACGTAGCAAGATCATCACTGCTATCAGAAGTTATTTAGATGGTAATGAGTTCTTAGAAGTGGAAACTCCAGTTTTGCATAACCAAGCTGGTGGTGCTAACGCTCGTCCATTTATTACTCATCACAATGCTTTGAACATTGATTTGTACTTACGAATCGCGCTTGAATTACATTTGAAGCGTTTGATCGTTGGTGGTATGGAACGAGTTTATGAAATTGGTAGAGTGTTCCGTAACGAAGGAATGGATACTAGACATAATCCTGAGTTTACGATGTTAGAGTCATATGCTGCTTACTTTGACTTTACTGACGTTATGAATGAAACAGAAGGAATCTTTAAGGCAGCTGCTTCAGCAGTTACTAAAGATCGAGTTGTTGAATATAAGGGCCACACTATTGATTTGAACAAAGAATTTACCAGATTGCACATGGTTGATGCGATTAAACAATACACTGGTATTGATTTCTGGAAAGAAATGAGTGTTGATGAAGCTAAGAAATTAGCAGATGACAACGGTATCCATTATGAAAAGTATTGGAAAGTTGGTCATATCATCAATGCGTTCTTTGAGGACTTAGTTCAACCAAAATTAGAACAACCAACATTTATTTATGGTCATCCAGTAGAGATTTCACCATTGGCTAAGAAAAATGCTGATGATCCAAGATTTACTGATCGATTCGAGTTGTACATTGTTACAAATGAATTTGCTAATGCGTTTACTGAACTTAATGACCCTATTGATCAAC encodes:
- the hslO gene encoding Hsp33 family molecular chaperone HslO; this translates as MKDYLVKAITNDGMFRAYAITSQQMVSDAQIKHDTWSASSAALGRTMIGSALLASSVDKNGAALTVKINGGGPVGQILVDADSNGHVKGYIGEPHVHLPLNKFHKIDVSKAVGVNGGLEVTKILENGDPYTSSVPLASGEIGDDFTYYMAQSEQIPSAVGVSVFVNDDNSIGAAGGYLVQVLPGASDEAIDNLTNRIKELPMLSELLLQNQSPEDILNLLFGEGNLKFLTTENVEFYCNCSKEKFRNDLVGIPVDQLKEILDEDGKIDVVCNFCQSKYHYDKSELEGIIAEAESRNSN
- the dusB gene encoding tRNA dihydrouridine synthase DusB, with the translated sequence MEWKIGDVTIPNQVVVAPMAGVTNSAFRIICKEFGAGLVVCEMISDRGIMYKNKKTLDMMFVDPNEHPMSIQIFGGTKDTLVEAAKFVDQNTSADIIDINMGCPVNKVVKTDAGARWLLDPNKVYEMVSYVTDAVKKPVTVKMRTGWDEDHILAVENALAAEKAGASALAMHGRTRKQMYTGHADWEILKQVANELTIPFMGNGDIRTPQDAKKMIEYVGADAAMMGRAVEGNPWVLRQTQHYLETGEILPEPTAEQKIQTAKEHLHRLVELKGDYVGSHEFRGQSGYYLKGISHSARTKVALNNADGEEAMNAIFDEFLEKNAKRNSQHQEIAQ
- the lysS gene encoding lysine--tRNA ligase, with amino-acid sequence MAKDKEMNDQLIVRRQKMNELREEGIDPFGHRFERTDLAQGLHDEFEDADKDELNALDKKVTIAGRMMSKRGKGKVGFADLRDRSGKIQIYVRKDIVGEDVYHIFKRSDIGDHLGITGQLIKTDMGELTVRAESVTFLSKALRPLPDKFHGLQNQEQKYRQRYLDLIANPDSFERFQKRSKIITAIRSYLDGNEFLEVETPVLHNQAGGANARPFITHHNALNIDLYLRIALELHLKRLIVGGMERVYEIGRVFRNEGMDTRHNPEFTMLESYAAYFDFTDVMNETEGIFKAAASAVTKDRVVEYKGHTIDLNKEFTRLHMVDAIKQYTGIDFWKEMSVDEAKKLADDNGIHYEKYWKVGHIINAFFEDLVQPKLEQPTFIYGHPVEISPLAKKNADDPRFTDRFELYIVTNEFANAFTELNDPIDQRERFEAQVAEREEGNDEAEGIDEDYVEALEYGMPPTGGLGIGIDRLVMLLTDADSIRDVLLFPTMRPDDDSATE